A window from Kovacikia minuta CCNUW1 encodes these proteins:
- a CDS encoding histidine kinase dimerization/phosphoacceptor domain -containing protein, which produces MAIIQDTRRVALIVAAKTPALAVFQQMNQTQKKCVLVMEQQALIGILTSRDVVRSLAAGIDLPTAAIADLMTQPVITLTQTETQTLSIVLEKLQHHQIRFLPVVNTSRRVLGIVTSESVQEALQQTVKAQTAELEQALTRNQQLADQLTENKVYFQSSAARLNDILNSAIAAIGSFRVYVDRESDCDYCSIGCKSVFGYSPQAFMEDKKLWQSRVLPEDRERIFPLFKESIFAERPITIEYRFRHPDGSIRWISDAFTSRYDAVQHCWIVTTIAIDISDRKQAEAGLRQFERIVSATPDGISLIDLNYTYCLVNQAYLTINNKQYDEIVGHSIAELMGEDVFEKVIKPRLDRCFAGETIQYEDWFHYPTIGPQFVSLTYAPYMEVDGTISGVIVCARRLTEMKQAEAQIKASLREKEILLQEIHHRVKNNLQVVSSLLSLQAERVTNPLVRSALEDSQSRIDSMSLVHDSLYHSNNFVDIRFGEYIQTLASNLFQIYNVRPDRISLRIEVSPDISLNLSQAIPCGLMLNELISNALKHGFLDNRQGELFITFLPNLANQFVLSVGNSGNSLPPGFSIETNLSIGLKLVMSLLEQLEGILEIDQGDPTVFRIIFEPSG; this is translated from the coding sequence ATGGCAATCATCCAGGATACGAGGCGAGTCGCACTCATCGTTGCGGCAAAGACTCCTGCGCTGGCTGTCTTTCAGCAGATGAACCAGACCCAAAAAAAGTGTGTTCTGGTTATGGAGCAACAAGCTTTGATCGGTATTTTGACCTCAAGGGATGTGGTGCGATCGCTGGCTGCTGGAATCGATTTGCCAACTGCGGCGATCGCTGATTTGATGACCCAACCCGTGATTACCTTAACCCAAACAGAAACTCAGACCTTGTCCATTGTTTTGGAGAAGTTGCAGCACCATCAAATTCGGTTTCTGCCTGTGGTGAATACCAGCAGGAGAGTGCTTGGAATCGTCACTTCAGAGTCTGTTCAGGAGGCATTGCAGCAAACAGTGAAGGCTCAAACGGCTGAACTAGAGCAGGCATTAACCCGGAATCAACAGTTGGCAGATCAACTGACAGAAAATAAAGTCTATTTTCAGTCGTCAGCAGCCAGATTAAATGACATTTTGAACAGCGCGATCGCTGCGATTGGAAGCTTTCGAGTGTATGTCGATCGGGAATCCGATTGTGACTACTGTTCGATCGGATGTAAAAGCGTTTTTGGTTATTCTCCACAAGCATTCATGGAGGATAAAAAGCTGTGGCAGTCACGGGTTTTACCAGAGGACAGGGAGCGGATTTTTCCCCTCTTTAAGGAAAGCATTTTTGCCGAGCGACCCATCACCATTGAGTATCGATTTCGTCATCCAGATGGATCGATTCGCTGGATCTCCGATGCCTTTACTTCCCGCTATGATGCTGTGCAGCACTGCTGGATTGTAACGACGATCGCCATTGATATTAGCGATCGTAAACAGGCTGAAGCAGGTCTGCGGCAGTTTGAACGGATTGTTTCTGCGACGCCAGATGGTATCTCGCTGATTGATCTCAACTACACCTATTGCTTAGTGAACCAGGCTTATTTGACGATTAACAATAAACAATATGACGAGATTGTAGGGCATTCCATCGCTGAACTGATGGGTGAAGATGTCTTTGAAAAGGTCATCAAACCTCGTTTAGATCGGTGTTTTGCAGGCGAAACGATCCAATATGAGGACTGGTTTCACTATCCGACGATCGGTCCTCAGTTTGTTAGTCTCACCTATGCTCCCTACATGGAAGTCGATGGCACAATTTCAGGGGTCATCGTTTGTGCCCGGCGTTTAACCGAGATGAAACAGGCAGAGGCTCAAATTAAAGCATCCCTGCGGGAAAAAGAAATCTTGCTGCAAGAAATTCACCATCGAGTCAAAAACAATTTGCAAGTTGTTTCTAGCCTGCTGAGTTTACAAGCTGAACGGGTGACAAATCCCCTGGTTCGCAGTGCCCTCGAAGACAGCCAGAGCCGAATAGACTCAATGTCCTTAGTTCACGACAGCCTCTACCACTCCAATAACTTCGTTGATATTCGGTTTGGGGAGTATATTCAAACCCTGGCATCAAATCTATTTCAAATCTACAACGTCCGACCCGATCGAATTTCCCTGAGAATTGAGGTGAGTCCAGATATTTCTTTGAATCTTAGTCAAGCCATTCCCTGCGGTTTAATGCTCAACGAATTAATCTCCAACGCTCTCAAGCATGGCTTTTTAGATAATCGACAGGGCGAATTGTTTATCACGTTCCTGCCCAATTTAGCCAATCAATTTGTTTTGTCGGTTGGTAACAGCGGCAACAGTTTGCCACCCGGCTTTTCGATAGAAACCAATTTATCGATAGGATTAAAATTGGTAATGAGCTTACTCGAACAGCTTGAGGGCATACTAGAAATAGACCAGGGTGACCCGACTG
- a CDS encoding phytanoyl-CoA dioxygenase family protein, whose translation MLTSLGYELDRTPAAFGSLKSSAPIVHQPDTLRRRMQADGYLYLPGLLDAEAVWQARQEICDRLAAEGCLDPNFPRIAAVARAELKMHFRPDLVPFSPRLHTLLYTGTLMAFYQQFLGGTVLHFDYTWLRAVAPGFGTHPHCDIVYMGRGTPNLYTTWTPLGDVSMAMGGLMILEKSHHLHSIRNSYGQKDVDSYCLNRKTASLYRSGQKSWNGALSSNPVSLRQRYGGRWLTNEFKAGDVLVFGMYTIHASLDNHSNQIRLSSDSRYQLHSEPVDRRWVGLTPGGHGLESRQGRIC comes from the coding sequence TTGCTTACTTCCCTTGGGTACGAACTCGATCGCACTCCTGCTGCTTTTGGTTCTTTAAAAAGCTCTGCACCGATTGTCCATCAACCCGATACTCTACGGCGACGAATGCAGGCGGATGGTTATCTCTATCTGCCAGGGCTACTGGATGCTGAGGCGGTATGGCAAGCCCGGCAAGAAATTTGCGATCGCCTCGCCGCAGAAGGCTGCCTTGATCCAAATTTTCCCCGTATTGCCGCAGTTGCCAGAGCTGAACTAAAAATGCACTTTCGTCCTGACCTGGTACCCTTCAGCCCTCGTTTGCACACCTTGCTTTATACAGGCACCTTGATGGCGTTTTATCAGCAGTTTTTGGGTGGGACGGTGCTGCATTTCGACTACACCTGGTTACGGGCAGTTGCCCCTGGTTTCGGAACTCATCCCCACTGCGATATTGTTTACATGGGGCGGGGCACCCCCAACCTCTACACAACCTGGACTCCCCTGGGAGATGTTTCTATGGCAATGGGTGGACTCATGATTTTGGAGAAGTCCCACCACCTGCATTCAATTCGGAACTCCTATGGGCAGAAGGATGTCGATAGTTACTGCCTTAACCGCAAAACGGCATCCCTGTATCGATCGGGTCAAAAAAGCTGGAATGGCGCACTCTCCAGCAACCCGGTTTCACTCCGTCAGCGTTACGGTGGACGCTGGCTGACTAACGAATTTAAGGCGGGAGATGTGTTGGTCTTTGGGATGTATACGATTCATGCCAGTTTGGATAACCACTCCAATCAAATCCGGCTTTCCTCCGACAGCCGCTACCAACTCCATTCAGAACCCGTCGATCGCCGCTGGGTTGGGCTAACCCCTGGTGGGCACGGGCTGGAATCGAGGCAGGGAAGAATTTGTTGA